A window from Citrus sinensis cultivar Valencia sweet orange chromosome 3, DVS_A1.0, whole genome shotgun sequence encodes these proteins:
- the LOC102630307 gene encoding elicitor-responsive protein 3-like isoform X3 gives MPRGTLEVLLVGCKGLEDSDFLAGSVDPYVVLTCRTQEQKSSIGSGSGPEWNETFVFTITGDVTELTLKIMDKDTFSNDDYLGEATISLEPLFMEGSLPPTAYNVVKNQEYCGEIRVGLTFTPERDGDGAY, from the exons ATGCCAAGAGGAACGCTTGAAGTCCTTCTTGTTGGCTGCAAAGGCCTCGAGGATTCTGATTTCCTCG CAGGTAGTGTAGATCCGTATGTCGTTCTTACTTGCCGGACACAGGAGCAGAAAAGCAGTATCGGATCAG GATCTGGACCTGAATGGAACGAGACCTTCGTGTTTACAATTACAGGTGATGTTACGGAACTCACTTTGAAAATCATGGACAAGGATACATTTAGCAACGACGATTATCTTGGAGAAGCAAC CATTTCATTAGAGCCTTTGTTCATGGAAGGAAGCCTTCCTCCAACTGCTTACAATGTTGTTAAGAACCAGGAGTACTGCGGGGAGATTAGAGTTGGCCTTACTTTCACACCCGAG AGAGACGGCGACGGGGCATACTGA
- the LOC102630307 gene encoding elicitor-responsive protein 3-like isoform X5 — MPRGTLEVLLVGCKGLEDSDFLGSVDPYVVLTCRTQEQKSSIGSGDVTELTLKIMDKDTFSNDDYLGEATISLEPLFMEGSLPPTAYNVVKNQEYCGEIRVGLTFTPEIISAKQILSCITQ; from the exons ATGCCAAGAGGAACGCTTGAAGTCCTTCTTGTTGGCTGCAAAGGCCTCGAGGATTCTGATTTCCTCG GTAGTGTAGATCCGTATGTCGTTCTTACTTGCCGGACACAGGAGCAGAAAAGCAGTATCGGATCAG GTGATGTTACGGAACTCACTTTGAAAATCATGGACAAGGATACATTTAGCAACGACGATTATCTTGGAGAAGCAAC CATTTCATTAGAGCCTTTGTTCATGGAAGGAAGCCTTCCTCCAACTGCTTACAATGTTGTTAAGAACCAGGAGTACTGCGGGGAGATTAGAGTTGGCCTTACTTTCACACCCGAG ATTATTTCAGCAAAGCAAATACTCTCCTGCATTACTCAATGA
- the LOC102630307 gene encoding elicitor-responsive protein 3-like isoform X2, with translation MPRGTLEVLLVGCKGLEDSDFLGSVDPYVVLTCRTQEQKSSIGSGSGPEWNETFVFTITGDVTELTLKIMDKDTFSNDDYLGEATISLEPLFMEGSLPPTAYNVVKNQEYCGEIRVGLTFTPEIISAKQILSCITQ, from the exons ATGCCAAGAGGAACGCTTGAAGTCCTTCTTGTTGGCTGCAAAGGCCTCGAGGATTCTGATTTCCTCG GTAGTGTAGATCCGTATGTCGTTCTTACTTGCCGGACACAGGAGCAGAAAAGCAGTATCGGATCAG GATCTGGACCTGAATGGAACGAGACCTTCGTGTTTACAATTACAGGTGATGTTACGGAACTCACTTTGAAAATCATGGACAAGGATACATTTAGCAACGACGATTATCTTGGAGAAGCAAC CATTTCATTAGAGCCTTTGTTCATGGAAGGAAGCCTTCCTCCAACTGCTTACAATGTTGTTAAGAACCAGGAGTACTGCGGGGAGATTAGAGTTGGCCTTACTTTCACACCCGAG ATTATTTCAGCAAAGCAAATACTCTCCTGCATTACTCAATGA
- the LOC102630307 gene encoding elicitor-responsive protein 3-like isoform X4, which yields MPRGTLEVLLVGCKGLEDSDFLAGSVDPYVVLTCRTQEQKSSIGSGDVTELTLKIMDKDTFSNDDYLGEATISLEPLFMEGSLPPTAYNVVKNQEYCGEIRVGLTFTPEIISAKQILSCITQ from the exons ATGCCAAGAGGAACGCTTGAAGTCCTTCTTGTTGGCTGCAAAGGCCTCGAGGATTCTGATTTCCTCG CAGGTAGTGTAGATCCGTATGTCGTTCTTACTTGCCGGACACAGGAGCAGAAAAGCAGTATCGGATCAG GTGATGTTACGGAACTCACTTTGAAAATCATGGACAAGGATACATTTAGCAACGACGATTATCTTGGAGAAGCAAC CATTTCATTAGAGCCTTTGTTCATGGAAGGAAGCCTTCCTCCAACTGCTTACAATGTTGTTAAGAACCAGGAGTACTGCGGGGAGATTAGAGTTGGCCTTACTTTCACACCCGAG ATTATTTCAGCAAAGCAAATACTCTCCTGCATTACTCAATGA
- the LOC102630307 gene encoding elicitor-responsive protein 3-like isoform X1, which yields MPRGTLEVLLVGCKGLEDSDFLAGSVDPYVVLTCRTQEQKSSIGSGSGPEWNETFVFTITGDVTELTLKIMDKDTFSNDDYLGEATISLEPLFMEGSLPPTAYNVVKNQEYCGEIRVGLTFTPEIISAKQILSCITQ from the exons ATGCCAAGAGGAACGCTTGAAGTCCTTCTTGTTGGCTGCAAAGGCCTCGAGGATTCTGATTTCCTCG CAGGTAGTGTAGATCCGTATGTCGTTCTTACTTGCCGGACACAGGAGCAGAAAAGCAGTATCGGATCAG GATCTGGACCTGAATGGAACGAGACCTTCGTGTTTACAATTACAGGTGATGTTACGGAACTCACTTTGAAAATCATGGACAAGGATACATTTAGCAACGACGATTATCTTGGAGAAGCAAC CATTTCATTAGAGCCTTTGTTCATGGAAGGAAGCCTTCCTCCAACTGCTTACAATGTTGTTAAGAACCAGGAGTACTGCGGGGAGATTAGAGTTGGCCTTACTTTCACACCCGAG ATTATTTCAGCAAAGCAAATACTCTCCTGCATTACTCAATGA
- the LOC102630007 gene encoding uncharacterized protein LOC102630007, translating to MAQQSSAKEVDPEDVSKVIVFLKEVGASSSIPDDCCTNDSYSNILGRHIKVHKIQRGRLICHLSVKPAILNFFDGIHGGAIAAFSERMAIACARTVVAEDKEIFLGELGISYLSAAPRNAELIMEASVVRSGRNVTVVAVEFKFNDTGKLVCASRATFYNTPIAKL from the exons ATGGCGCAACAGTCGTCGGCGAAAGAAGTAGATCCTGAAGACGTGTCTAAAGTTATCGTTTTCTTGAAGGAGGTGGGAGCTTCCAGTTCGATTCCGGACGATTGCTGTACAAACGACTCCTACTCCAATATTCTTGGCCGCCATATCAAAGTCCACAAAATCCAACGGGGCCGCCTCATCTGCCACCTCTCTGTTAAACCCGCTATCCTC AACTTTTTTGATGGAATACATGGAGGGGCGATTGCAGCTTTCTCGGAGAGAATGGCAATTGCTTGTGCTCGAACTGTTGTTGCTGAGGATAAGGAGATTTTTCTCGGTGAATTGGGCATCTCTTATCTTTCCGCTGCCCCACGTAAT GCGGAGTTGATAATGGAAGCGTCTGTTGTGCGCAGTGGAAGAAATGTGACCGTGGTTGCAGTGGAGTTTAAATTCAACGACACTGGGAAGCTAGTATGTGCTTCTCGTGCTACCTTTTACAATACACCAATTGCCAAGTTATGA
- the LOC102629533 gene encoding cell division protein FtsY homolog, chloroplastic has product MAMASATPTRLPLISKHTSFYLTNCLPQTRFSHCTAIRPATNRFKCSAGGQTGFFTRLGRLIKEKAKSDVEKIFSGFSKTRDNLAVIDELLLYWNLADTDKVLDELEEALLVSDFGPRITIKIVESLRDDILAGKLKSGPDIKDALKNSVLDLLTKKGNKTELQLGYRKPAVVLIVGVNGGGKTTSLGKLAYRLKNEGAKILMAAGDTFRAAASDQLEIWAERTGCEIVVAEGEKAKASSVLSQAVKRGKEQGFDIVLCDTSGRLHTNYSLMEELVACKKAVGKVVNGAPNEILLVLDGTTGLNMLPQAREFNDVVGITGLILTKLDGSARGGCVVSVVDELGIPVKFVGVGEGVEDLQPFDAEAFVNAIFS; this is encoded by the exons ATGGCTATGGCTTCAGCTACTCCCACCCGTCTCCCACTGATCTCCAAACACACTTCCTTCTACTTGACCAACTGCCTCCCTCAGACTCGATTCTCTCATTGCACGGCGATACGACCAGCCACGAACCGGTTCAAATGCTCAGCCGGTGGGCAGACCGGGTTCTTCACCCGTCTAGGGCGGTTGATTAAAGAGAAAGCCAAGAGTGACGTGGAGAAGATATTTTCTGGATTCTCCAAAACCCGAGACAACCTCGCCGTCATTGACGAGCTACTACTTTACTGGAACCTCGCTGACACAGACAAAGTGCTCGATGAACTGGAAGAG GCTTTGTTAGTGTCTGATTTTGGGCCAAGAATCACTATTAAGATTGTGGAGAGTTTACGAGACGATATACTAGCAGGGAAGCTCAAATCAGGACCCGACATTAAG GATGCATTGAAGAATAGTGTATTGGATTTGCTGACTAAGAAAGGGAACAAGACTGAGCTTCAACTTGGATACAG GAAACCAGCTGTGGTCTTGATTGTTGGTGTCAATGGTGGTGGAAAAACAACATCACTAG GAAAGCTGGCATATAGATTAAAGAACGAAGGGGCAAAG ATACTGATGGCAGCAGGTGACACTTTTAGAGCAGCCGCTAGTGATCAACTGGAAATATGGGCAGAGAGGACTGGTTGTGAGATTGTTGTGGCTGAAGGAGAGAAGGCCAAAGCATCATCAG TTCTTTCACAGGCTGTGAAAAGAGGGAAAGAACAGGGttttgatattgttttgtGTGACACATCTGGAC gTCTCCACACAAACTACAGCCTGATGGAAGAGTTGGTTGCATGCAAGAAAGCTGTGGGCAAAGTTGTTAACGGTGCACCTAAT GAGATCCTACTAGTTCTGGATGGGACTACTGGCTTGAATATGCTTCCACAAGCAAGAGAATTTAATGAT GTTGTCGGAATAACTGGTTTAATTTTGACAAAGCTGGATGGTTCTGCTAGAGGTGGCTGTGTG GTCAGTGTCGTCGATGAGCTTGGCATTCCTGTAAAGTTTGTGGGTGTTGGTGAAGGTGTGGAGGACCTACAACCCTTCGATGCAGAGGCCTTTGTTAATGCCATATTTTCATGA
- the LOC127900852 gene encoding BON1-associated protein 2-like, with protein MLEKSSSGYRTIELTVLSGEDLRIDRRLIKKNAFAIVQTDTSFDYCTTKVDESGGSHPSWNEKLVIELPMHARFITVQVQCKSKSSSSGNNNNHNKIVGFARIPVSDFIGGYAPENYLHFLSYRLRNAKGDKNGIINVSVRSLKVAADQHASSSNYLSKAPRLNVQGYVPAYSGFASGFGAPVGGVVTGVPVWCANRA; from the coding sequence ATGCTGGAAAAATCATCCTCCGGCTACCGCACGATAGAATTGACAGTACTATCAGGCGAAGACTTACGTATTGATCGGAGATTAATAAAGAAGAACGCATTCGCAATCGTACAAACGGATACTTCTTTCGATTATTGCACCACAAAAGTTGACGAATCAGGAGGAAGCCATCCTTCGTGGAACGAAAAGCTCGTTATCGAATTGCCCATGCATGCACGTTTTATTACTGTACAAGTACAATGCAAGAGCAAGAGTTCTTCCTCagggaataataataatcacaacaAAATTGTTGGGTTTGCCAGAATACCTGTTTCAGATTTCATTGGAGGGTATGCTCCGGAAAATTATCTGCATTTTCTGAGTTATAGATTAAGGAATGCTAAAGGGGACAAGAATGGGATTATAAACGTTTCCGTGAGATCACTTAAGGTGGCCGCGGATCAGCATGCAAGCAGCAGCAATTATTTGTCCAAGGCACCAAGACTGAACGTGCAGGGTTATGTGCCTGCCTATTCGGGATTTGCTTCGGGATTCGGGGCTCCCGTTGGTGGAGTTGTCACTGGGGTTCCTGTTTGGTGCGCAAACCGTGCATAA
- the LOC102628962 gene encoding BON1-associated protein 2-like, giving the protein MENSCSSHSRTVEITVLSAEDLRVDGRSVKKKAFAVVKLDPFNNRVTKVDAIGGSYPAWDEKLVMKLPMHVTFITLEVQCRTCSGSGDRLVGRATLLVSDFIGGYVPENHLNFLSYLLRDARGIRSGILNVSVRVKEGSGLGLLKSRYEYCSSSPSAQQKPVIGADAKKFNGLVAEIPVWNPYPV; this is encoded by the coding sequence ATGGAGAATTCTTGCTCATCCCATTCCCGGACGGTGGAAATCACAGTCTTGTCAGCCGAAGATCTTCGCGTTGACGGAAGATCAGTGAAAAAGAAAGCATTCGCCGTCGTTAAACTCGACCCGTTTAACAATCGTGTCACGAAAGTCGATGCCATCGGTGGAAGTTATCCTGCGTGGGACGAAAAGCTCGTGATGAAGCTGCCAATGCACGTCACCTTTATAACCCTAGAAGTACAATGCAGGACTTGTTCTGGTTCTGGGGACAGGCTTGTTGGGAGAGCCACGTTGCTCGTTTCGGATTTTATTGGAGGCTATGTGCCGGAAAATCATCTGAATTTTTTGAGTTATTTGTTGAGAGATGCGAGAGGGATCAGGAGTGGGATTCTTAATGTTTCCGTCAGAGTGAAAGAGGGATCAGGATTGGGATTATTGAAGTCAAGGTACGAGTATTGTTCATCGTCTCCATCGGCGCAACAAAAGCCAGTTATTGGTGCAGATGCGAAGAAGTTTAATGGACTTGTTGCTGAGATTCCTGTTTGGAATCCGTATCCCGTCTGA
- the LOC102628690 gene encoding E3 ubiquitin-protein ligase At1g63170 — protein sequence MRMNPPADAAETSPLLAHSLPDHLIRSRRLLRRPPPPLRGAAARLLRRASGRRLMLREPSVRVRETAAEQLEERQSYWAYSRPIIVLDVLWNLVFVIVAFAVLGVSINEKPEVPLRLRIVGYALQCLFHVFCVSLEFKRRRRGEGVVFGDSVSGSSSTTVTGDEEERFHGENDSSVAKNLESANTFFSFLWWIVGFYWITASGETLISCSPQLYWLCVTFLAFDVVFVMICVGVACLIGIAVCCCLPCILGILYALTEREGATEEEIDRLPKFKFSRIDGLEKVNGEIQEPFGGIMIECDTDMPMEHVISEDDAECCICLSAYDDGTELRELPCLHHFHCSCLDKWLYINSTCPLCKFNILKMSNERGSEEV from the exons ATGCGAATGAACCCCCCAGCAGACGCCGCGGAAACGTCACCACTCTTAGCTCACTCACTCCCCGACCACCTCATTCGAAGCCGCCGTCTACTCCGCCGTCCGCCACCTCCGTTACGGGGCGCCGCGGCGCGACTCCTCAGACGCGCTAGCGGGAGGCGGTTGATGCTACGAGAGCCATCGGTGCGCGTGAGGGAAACGGCGGCGGAGCAGCTGGAGGAGCGTCAAAGCTACTGGGCTTACTCGAGGCCCATTATAGTGCTTGATGTCCTGTGGAATTTGGTATTTGTAATTGTTGCCTTCGCAGTGTTGGGTGTGAGTATAAACGAAAAGCCTGAGGTGCCTCTAAGGCTCCGGATTGTTGGTTACGCTTTGCAGTGTTTGTTTCACGTTTTTTGCGTCTCTTTGGAGTTCAAAAGAAGGCGCCGAGGGGAAGGTGTTGTTTTTGGTGATTCCGTTTCTGGGTCCAGCAGTACTACTGTCACCGGTGATGAAGAAGAGCGGTTTCATGGTGAAAATGATAGCAG TGTAGCAAAGAATTTGGAGTCagcaaatacatttttttcatttttgtggTGGATTGTTGGGTTCTACTGGATAACTGCAAGTGGTGAAACTTTGATAAGTTGTTCGCCGCAGCTTTATTG GCTTTGTGTTACATTCCTTGCTTTTGATGTGGTCTTTGTTATGATCTGTGTTGGTGTGGCATGCCTCATTGGTATTGCTGTTTGTTGCTGTCTTCCTTGTATACTTGGAATACTCTATGCATTGACAGAGCGG GAAGGAGCCACCGAAGAAGAGATTGATCGATTGCCGAAATTCAAATTCAGCAGGATAGATGGTTTAGAGAAAGTTAATGGTGAGATTCAAGAACCTTTTGGAGGGATAATGATTGAATGTGACACTGATATGCCAATGGAACATGTTATTTCTGAGGATGATGCT GAGTGTTGCATCTGCCTTTCTGCTTATGATGATGGAACTGAGCTGCGGGAACTTCCTTGCCTACACCATTTCCACTGCTCTTGCTTAGACAAGTGGTTGTACATCAATTCTACATGTCCTCTTTGCAAATTCAACATTCTAAAAATGAGCAATGAAAGAGGCAGCGAAGAGGTTTAG
- the LOC102628388 gene encoding pentatricopeptide repeat-containing protein At2g03880, mitochondrial: MFKLDFKILNFSLRCRSKIIGPARYTHNVGNSVKPASDLNRALVDFSNSGEIDEAGQLFEKMSDRDGFTWNTMIAAYANSGRLREAKKLFNETPFKNFFTWSSLIYGYSNYGLDIEAFELFWQMQLEGYRPSQYTLDNVLRLCSLKGLLQRGEQFHGYAIKTCFDLNAFVVTGLVDMYAKCKCIFEAEYLFKMFPDGKNHVAWTTMITGYSQNGYGFKAIECFRDMRVEGVESNQFTFPSILTACAAVSARDFGAQVHGCILSSGFEANVYVQSALIDMYAKCGDLDSARRLLEYSEIDNEVSWNSMIVGFVRQGFHKEALSLFKKMHARDIKIDDFTYPSVLNCFASNIDLNNAKSVHSLIVKTGFEGYKFVNNALIDMYAKQGNLDCAFMVFNLMQDKDVISWTSLITGCAYHGSYEEALKYFSDMRISGICPDHVVVSSILSACAELTVLEFGQQVHAVFLKSGGCSSLSVDNSLVLVYAKCGCINDANRVFDSMHTRDVITWTALIMGCAQNGKGKEALQFYDQMLARGTKPDYITFVGLLFACSHAGLAENARWYFESMDKVYGIKPGPDHYACMIDLLGRSGKLIEAKALLDQMVGEPDATVWKALLSACRVHGDLELGERAANNLFELEPMNAMPYVQLSNMYSTAGKWEDAARVRKLMKSRGIRKEPGCSWVETNSQVHIFISEDRGHPLRTDIYSKIDEIMLLIKEAGYVPDMNFALHNVEEEGKEIGLAYHSEKLAVAFGLLTLPQGAPIRIFKNLRVCGDCHTAMKYISAVYLRHIILRDSNRFHHFKAGNCSCGDYW; the protein is encoded by the coding sequence ATGTTCAAATTGGAtttcaaaattcttaatttttcccTCAGGTGCCGAAGCAAGATCATAGGACCAGCTCGCTATACTCACAACGTTGGAAACTCTGTTAAGCCCGCATCTGACTTGAATCGGGCTCTTGTTGATTTTTCGAATTCAGGTGAAATCGATGAAGCAGGCCagttgtttgagaaaatgtctGATAGAGACGGGTTTACATGGAACACCATGATAGCTGCTTATGCCAATTCAGGCAGATTAAGGGAAGCAAAAAAGCTATTCAACGAAACCCCCTTCAAGAATTTTTTCACTTGGTCTTCACTTATTTATGGGTACTCAAACTATGGACTTGATATTGAAGCATTTGAGTTGTTTTGGCAAATGCAGCTTGAAGGATATAGGCCTAGTCAATACACATTGGATAATGTACTTAGGTTGTGTTCTTTAAAGGGATTGCTTCAAAGAGGAGAACAATTTCATGGGTATGCCATAAAGACTTGTTTTGACTTGAATGCTTTTGTTGTGACCGGTCTTGTTGATATGTATGCAAAGTGCAAGTGCATCTTCGAAGCTGAGTATCTCTTTAAAATGTTTCCTGATGGTAAAAATCATGTGGCCTGGACTACTATGATAACTGGGTATTCACAAAATGGCTATGGGTTTAAAGCAATTGAGTGTTTCCGAGACATGAGAGTTGAAGGGGTTGAGTCTAATCAGTTTACTTTTCCTAGTATATTGACAGCTTGCGCAGCTGTTTCGGCACGTGATTTTGGGGCTCAGGTGCATGGTTGTATACTCAGTAGTGGTTTTGAAGCTAATGTCTATGTTCAAAGTGCATTGATTGATATGTATGCAAAATGCGGGGATTTGGATAGTGCCAGGAGATTGTTAGAGTATTCGGAGATTGACAATGAGGTTTCTTGGAACTCTATGATAGTTGGGTTTGTGAGGCAAGGATTTCATAAGGAAGCTTTGTCTTTGTTCAAGAAAATGCATGCAAGAGACATAAAGATTGATGATTTCACATACCCATctgttttaaattgttttgcttCAAATATAGATTTGAATAATGCAAAGTCTGTTCATTCATTAATCGTAAAAACTGGATTTGAAGGATATAAGTTTGTGAACAATGCACTTATTGATATGTATGCTAAACAAGGGAACTTAGATTGTGCTTTTATGGTTTTTAACCTTATGCAAGATAAGGATGTGATCTCATGGACCTCCTTGATCACGGGGTGTGCATACCATGGCTCTTATGAAGAAgctctcaaatatttttctgacATGAGAATCTCAGGCATTTGTCCGGACCATGTTGTCGTTTCCAGCATTCTGAGTGCCTGTGCAGAATTAACAGTTTTGGAATTTGGGCAACAAGTGCATGCAGTCTTTCTTAAATCTGGTGGTTGTTCATCCTTATCAGTAGATAATTCCCTTGTACTCGTGTATGCTAAGTGTGGATGTATCAACGATGCTAATCGTGTATTTGACTCTATGCATACAAGGGATGTTATCACTTGGACAGCTCTAATAATGGGTTGTGCAcaaaatggtaaaggaaaagaggctttacaattttatgatcAGATGCTTGCCAGGGGCACCAAGCCAGACTACATTACTTTTGTTGGCTTACTTTTTGCTTGCAGCCATGCTGGTCTTGCAGAGAATGCTCGCTGGTATTTCGAATCAATGGATAAGGTTTATGGAATCAAACCAGGTCCCGACCACTATGCCTGTATGATTGACCTCCTGGGGAGGTCTGGAAAACTCATTGAAGCCAAGGCATTACTAGATCAGATGGTAGGAGAGCCAGATGCAACTGTATGGAAAGCTCTCCTATCTGCATGTAGAGTACATGGGGACTTGGAACTGGGAGAGAGAGCGGCAAATAACCTCTTTGAATTGGAACCCATGAATGCCATGCCTTATGTTCAGCTATCTAATATGTATTCCACAGCTGGTAAATGGGAAGATGCCGCAAGAGTTCGAAAACTAATGAAATCAAGGGGAATCCGTAAAGAACCCGGCTGTAGTTGGGTTGAGACGAACAGCCAAGTACACATCTTTATATCTGAAGATAGGGGCCATCCATTGAGAACTGACATTTATTCCAAGATTGATGAGATTATGCTACTGATCAAGGAAGCTGGTTATGTGCCAGACATGAATTTTGCACTTCATAATGTGGAAGAAGAGGGTAAGGAGATTGGTCTGGCTTATCATAGTGAAAAGTTGGCTGTTGCTTTTGGACTTCTAACATTGCCACAAGGAGCACCCATTAGAATTTTCAAGAATCTCCGGGTTTGCGGTGATTGCCATACTGCTATGAAGTACATATCAGCAGTCTATCTTCGGCACATTATCTTGAGGGATTCAAACCGGTTTCATCACTTCAAAGCAGGAAATTGTTCGTGTGGAGACTACTGGTAA
- the LOC102628101 gene encoding shaggy-related protein kinase theta, with the protein MNVMRRLKSIASGRTSISSDPGGDSGIKRAKVDKELEVNGEANLVERSASSLEQHMASTSLEPVASTSEAATVARTERSGFDQLPKEMNEMRIRDEKNVNHDDKDLEPSIVNGNGTEAGQVIATTVGGRNGQPKQTISYMAERVVGTGSFGVVFQAKCLETGDSVAIKKVLQDKRYKNRELQIMRLLNHPNVVSLKHCFFSTTEKDELYLNLVLEYISETVYRVSKHYTRMNQHVPILYVQLYTYQICRALNYLHHVVGVCHRDIKPQNLLVNPHTHQLKICDFGSAKMLVPGEPNISYICSRYYRAPELIFGATEYTTAIDMWSIGCVLAELLLGQPLFPGESGVDQLVEIIKILGTPTREEIKCMNPNYTEFKFPQIKAHPWHKIFHKRMPPEALDLVSRLLQYSPSLRCTALEACAHPFFDDLRDPNTCLPNGRPLPTLFNFTAQELAGASNELRQRLIPEHARK; encoded by the exons ATGAATGTCATGCGCCGTCTCAAGAGCATTGCTTCTGGTCGCActtctatttcttctgatCCG GGTGGAGATTCTGGCATAAAGAGGGCAAAGGTCGATAAAGAATTAGAGGTAAATGGGGAAGCAAATTTGGTTGAAAGAAGTGCCTCCAGTCTAGAGCAGCATATGGCTTCTACATCTCTGGAGCCTGTTGCAAGCACGTCCGAAGCAGCCACAGTTGCTAGAACTGAAAGATCAGGTTTTGATCAACTGCCTAAGGAAATGAATGAGATGAGAATAAgagatgaaaaaaatgttaaccATGATGATAAG GATTTGGAACCCTCAATTGTCAATGGCAATGGAACAGAAGCAGGTCAAGTCATTGCTACTACAGTAGGTGGTCGAAATGGACAACCAAAGCAG ACAATCTCCTATATGGCAGAACGTGTGGTGGGGACTGGTTCCTTTGGTGTTGTCTTCCAA GCTAAGTGCCTTGAAACAGGGGACTCTGTTGCAATAAAGAAGGTGCTCCAGGATAAGAGATACAAGAATAGGGAACTCCAAATTATGCGTTTACTTAACCATCCTAATGTTGTTTCTCTGAaacattgtttcttttcaaCTACTGAGAAAGATGAGCTTTATCTTAACCTTGTCTTGGAGTATATATCTGAAACTGTCTACCGAGTTTCAAAGCACTATACCAGAATGAACCAACATGTGCCCATTCTTTACGTGCAGCTGTATACATACCAG ATTTGCCGTGCACTGAATTACTTGCATCATGTTGTTGGGGTGTGTCATCGAGACATTAAGCCACAAAATTTATTG GTCAATCCCCATACACACCAGTTAAAGATATGTGACTTTGGAAGTGCAAAGATGTTG GTGCCAGGTGAACCCAACATATCGTATATCTGCTCAAGATATTACAGGGCCCCGGAACTTATATTTGGGGCTACAGAATACACAACTGCCATTGATATGTGGTCCATTGGATGTGTCTTGGCTGAGCTTCTTCTTGGACAG CCTTTATTTCCTGGGGAAAGTGGAGTTGACCAGCTCGTCGAAATCATTAAG attctGGGAACACCAACAAGAGAAGAAATTAAGTGCATGAATCCAAATTACACAGAATTTAAGTTCCCTCAAATTAAAGCTCATCCATGGCATAAG ATATTTCACAAACGAATGCCCCCTGAAGCACTGGATCTTGTCTCAAGGTTGCTTCAGTATTCACCAAGCCTACGATGCACTgct TTGGAGGCATGTGCACACCCCTTCTTTGATGATTTGAGAGACCCCAATACTTGTTTGCCAAATGGGCGACCCCTACCTACTCTTTTCAATTTCACTGCTCAAG AATTGGCTGGTGCCTCTAATGAATTGCGACAACGTCTTATCCCGGAGCACGCAAGGAAATGA